From the genome of Thermoflexus hugenholtzii, one region includes:
- the plsX gene encoding phosphate acyltransferase PlsX, translating to MTVRIALDAMGGDHAPRVPVEGALRALREIPDLHILLVGPEDRLRATLGRHAAGLPLSIVHASQVVEMHEHTIAVKAKRDSSMVVGMRLVRAGEADAFVSMGNTGAVMAAALFHLGRIPGIDRPALATLYPTLRGHCLLLDIGANTDPKPEHLVQFAMMGVVYAERVLGWPRPRLGILSNGEEPGKGSILVREAYRRLEASGLNFIGNVEGKDIPRGAADVVVTDGFTGNVVVKHTEGFVTFLVRFLKAQLTDGALDRAGLAMALPGLLLAAPGLLLLLPSLRAILRRLDYREYGGAPLLGVDGVVVIGHGRSDAKAVKNAIHAAVRAVRGRMLAAIREGLTALQASASLEAAVR from the coding sequence ATGACCGTGCGGATCGCGCTGGATGCCATGGGGGGCGATCACGCCCCCCGCGTCCCGGTGGAAGGCGCCCTGCGGGCGCTGCGGGAGATCCCGGATCTCCACATCCTCCTGGTCGGCCCGGAGGACCGCCTCCGGGCGACGCTGGGCCGCCATGCGGCTGGCCTCCCGCTCTCCATCGTCCACGCCTCCCAGGTTGTGGAGATGCATGAACACACCATCGCCGTGAAAGCGAAACGGGACTCCTCCATGGTGGTGGGGATGCGGCTGGTGCGCGCCGGGGAGGCGGACGCCTTCGTCTCGATGGGGAACACGGGGGCGGTGATGGCGGCGGCCCTCTTCCACCTGGGACGGATCCCCGGCATCGACCGGCCGGCGCTGGCCACCCTGTATCCCACCCTCCGGGGGCACTGCTTGCTGCTCGACATCGGCGCGAACACCGATCCGAAGCCGGAGCACCTGGTGCAGTTCGCCATGATGGGCGTGGTCTACGCCGAGCGGGTGCTGGGGTGGCCCCGCCCCCGGTTGGGGATCCTCTCCAACGGGGAGGAGCCGGGCAAGGGCTCCATCCTGGTCCGGGAAGCCTACCGCCGTCTGGAGGCCAGCGGGCTGAACTTCATCGGCAACGTCGAGGGGAAGGACATCCCCCGGGGAGCGGCCGATGTGGTGGTGACGGACGGCTTCACCGGTAACGTCGTGGTCAAACACACGGAGGGGTTCGTCACCTTCCTGGTTCGTTTCCTCAAGGCCCAGCTGACCGACGGCGCCCTGGACCGCGCGGGGCTGGCGATGGCGTTGCCGGGGTTGCTTCTGGCCGCCCCCGGCCTGCTGCTGTTGCTCCCCAGCCTTCGGGCGATCCTCCGCCGCCTGGATTACCGGGAGTATGGCGGGGCGCCCCTCCTGGGCGTGGATGGGGTGGTGGTGATCGGGCACGGTCGCTCCGACGCCAAAGCCGTCAAAAACGCGATTCACGCTGCCGTCCGGGCTGTGCGCGGCCGGATGCTGGCCGCCATCCGGGAAGGCCTCACCGCCCTCCAGGCTTCCGCCTCGCTGGAAGCAGCCGTCCGCTGA
- a CDS encoding glycosyltransferase, giving the protein MAVVSVIATVKNEVASIQELLDSLAAQSHPPDEVVIADGGSTDGTLERLRAERRLPLRVIEAPGANIAQGRNRAIAAARGEIIAVTDAGVRLHPDWLRHLLRPFRERPETMVAAGFFLPDPRTPFEVAMAATVLPELRDIRPERFWPSSRSVAFRKSAWEAVGGYPEWLDYCEDLIFDFALYERFGPFAFVPEAVVYFRPRPTLRAFFLQYYRYARGDGKADLWRLRHAIRYGTYLGLVPLLAGLSLGVHPLFALGYLLGGALYLRTPYRRLFRLWEGYPWEDRIRMLGWVPLIRVWGDIAKMCGYPVGVWWRWRHRRGLRRLRGSTGLSR; this is encoded by the coding sequence ATGGCGGTGGTCTCCGTGATCGCCACGGTCAAAAACGAGGTCGCTTCCATCCAGGAGCTCCTGGATTCCCTGGCGGCGCAATCCCATCCGCCCGACGAGGTGGTCATCGCCGATGGAGGGTCCACGGATGGAACTCTGGAGCGCCTGCGGGCGGAGCGGCGGCTGCCCCTGCGGGTGATCGAGGCCCCGGGGGCCAACATCGCCCAGGGGCGCAACCGGGCGATTGCCGCTGCCCGGGGGGAGATCATCGCCGTGACCGATGCCGGGGTGCGCCTGCATCCGGACTGGCTGCGTCACCTGCTCCGCCCCTTCCGGGAGCGGCCGGAGACCATGGTCGCGGCTGGCTTCTTCCTGCCGGATCCCCGAACGCCTTTTGAGGTGGCCATGGCGGCCACGGTGCTGCCCGAGCTGCGGGACATCCGGCCCGAGCGGTTCTGGCCCTCCAGCCGTTCCGTGGCCTTCCGGAAGTCCGCCTGGGAGGCGGTGGGCGGCTACCCCGAGTGGCTGGATTACTGCGAGGATCTGATCTTCGACTTCGCCCTCTATGAGCGCTTCGGTCCCTTCGCCTTCGTCCCCGAGGCGGTGGTTTATTTCCGCCCCCGGCCGACCCTGCGGGCCTTCTTTTTGCAGTATTACCGATATGCGCGGGGGGATGGGAAGGCGGACCTGTGGCGGCTGCGCCATGCCATCCGCTACGGCACCTATCTGGGTCTGGTCCCGTTGCTGGCCGGGCTCAGCCTGGGGGTGCATCCATTGTTCGCCCTGGGGTATCTCCTCGGGGGCGCGCTGTATCTGCGAACCCCCTACCGGAGGCTTTTCCGGCTCTGGGAGGGCTACCCTTGGGAGGATCGGATCCGGATGCTGGGGTGGGTGCCGCTGATCCGGGTCTGGGGGGACATCGCGAAGATGTGCGGGTATCCGGTGGGGGTCTGGTGGCGCTGGCGTCACCGACGCGGCCTCCGCCGCCTCCGGGGCTCCACCGGCCTTTCCCGGTGA